Proteins encoded in a region of the Oncorhynchus keta strain PuntledgeMale-10-30-2019 chromosome 3, Oket_V2, whole genome shotgun sequence genome:
- the mrpl10 gene encoding 39S ribosomal protein L10, mitochondrial: protein MFFRVPSCFERRNCNRCLTYDARPPFQRFLTKMAATLCGRLLPKQGWLPLTQSVRHGSKAVTRHRKPMHILKQKLMAITEYIPPKPAAPPGALTPRVKPVQEESGLVLLLKKDLQTMFQDCKMIAVIQNNATNSEDMLLLKHRLHKHGIKIKFIPNQVMRSYLADSPYINMGPLFIGQTVLFVSKEPKVKEMLLSLRTSPQMVLLGACIEKILLSRQGVLNYAKLPSVTLVQGELVSGLTMLTSQTASMLQRHPAHLSLILQQYLKQQAPAGSTNGTPGESPPKAEETA from the exons atgtttttccgagttcccagttgttttgaacgtagGAACTGTAATCGGTGTCTGACGTATGATGCACGCCCCCCATTCCAACGCTTCCTGACAAAGATGGCGGCGACCTTGTGCGGCAGGCTTTTACCAAAACAGG GATGGCTTCCCCTGACACAGAGTGTCCGGCATGGCTCTAAGGCAGTCACGCGTCACAGGAAGCCCATGCACATCCTCAAACAGAAGCTGATGGCTATCACAGAATACATTCCACCCAAACCTGCAGCTCCCCCCGGGGCTCTGACCCCCCGTGTCAAACCAGTTCAGGAG GAAAGTGGCCTGGTGTTGCTCTTGAAGAAGGATTTGCAGACCATGTTCCAGGACTGTAAGATGATCGCTGTGATCCAAAACAACGCCACCAATTCAGAGGACATGCTGCTTCTCAAGCACAGGCTCCACAAGCATGGCATCAAAATCAAGTTTATCCCCAACCAG GTGATGAGGTCCTACCTGGCAGACAGCCCTTACATTAACATGGGGCCTCTATTCATCGGCCAGACAGTTCTATTTGTTAGTAAAGAGCCAAAGGTGAAGGAAATGCTTTTGAGTTTGAGGACCAGCCCCCAGATGGTATTATTGG GGGCCTGTATAGAGAAGATATTGCTGAGTCGGCAGGGGGTGTTGAACTATGCCAAGCTGCCGTCAGTGACCTTGGTCCAGGGAGAGCTGGTGAGTGGCCTGACCATGCTGACCTCGCAGACAGCCTCAATGTTGCAGCGCCACCCCGCCCACCTCTCATTGATACTCCAGCAGTACCTCAAACAGCAGGCTCC
- the prr15lb gene encoding proline-rich protein 15-like protein B: MADPSWWKLTFSPTKSEAKVLYEIPQEYGNNNKEHHNSPQLPTDPMDNQFSARLEKIVDKSATKGRHVKVSHSGRFKEKKKIRATLAENPMLFSEHSLRDENHRAEK, encoded by the coding sequence ATGGCTGACCCTAGCTGGTGGAAGCTGACCTTCTCACCTACGAAGTCTGAGGCAAAGGTTCTGTACGAGATCCCTCAAGAGTATGGTAATAATAATAAGGAACATCACAACAGCCCTCAGCTCCCCACAGACCCAATGGACAACCAATTCAGTGCCAGACTGGAGAAGATAGTGGATAAGTCGGCCACTAAAGGTCGCCATGTTAAGGTGTCCCACTCTGGTCGCTtcaaggagaagaagaagatccGTGCCACACTGGCTGAGAACCCCATGCTGTTCTCTGAACACAGTCTCAGGGATGAGAACCACAGGGCAGAGAAATAG
- the LOC118367030 gene encoding pyridoxine-5'-phosphate oxidase-like, with translation MRRILGCNTLKNIREVGKYFNPQVSLIACCRALFYQSLCTKSTSDSTDMDLSDMRKKYKGDEECFEENHLVSLDPIKQFGDWFDQATKCPEIGEPNAMCIATSTRDGRPSARMVLLKGYSEEGFRFFTNYESRKGGELESNPYACLCFYWEPINRQVRIEGNVERIPYQSSCDYFHSRPKSSQIGAVVSRQSTAVPDRNYLRQKNAELKEKYKDTDVPMPDYWGGYIVKPYLIEFWQGQTNRLHDRIVFTRLKNGESVLEEYEHNAEAGWVYQRLSP, from the exons ATGAGGCGCATACTCGGTTGCAATACGTTGAAGAATATCAGGGAAGTAGGTAAATACTTTAATCCCCAGGTTTCTTTGATAGCTTGCTGTCGAGCCTTATTTTATCAGTCACTTTGCACGAAATCTACCAGTGATTCTACAGACATGGATCTCAGTGACATGCGAAAAAAATACAAAGGAGACGAAGAG TGCTTTGAAGAGAATCATCTTGTTTCTCTGGACCCCATCAAGCAGTTTGGAGATTGGTTTGATCAAGCCACAAAGTGTCCTGAAATCGGAGAGCCCAATGCAATGTGCATCGCCACATCCACCAG AGATGGACGTCCATCTGCTCGAATGGTCTTGTTAAAAGGCTACAGTGAAGAAGGCTTCCGGTTCTTTACCAACTACGAGAGCCGGAAAGGTGGTGAGCTG GAGAGCAACCCTTATGCATGTCTGTGCTTTTACTGGGAGCCTATCAACAGGCAG gtccGTATCGAGGGCAACGTGGAGAGAATCCCCTACCAGAGCTCCTGTGACTACTTCCACTCCCGGCCCAAGAGTAGCCAGATCGGGGCCGTTGTGAGCAGACAAAGCACTGCAGTCCCTGACAGAAAT TACCTGAGACAGAAAAATGCAGAGCTGAAGGAAAAGTACAAGGACACAGATGTCCCCATGCCCGACTACTG GGGAGGCTATATCGTCAAGCCTTACTTGATAGAGTTCTGGCAGGGTCAGACCAACAGGCTACATGACCGCATCGTCTTCACGAGGCTGAAAAATGGAGAGAGTGTTCTAGAAGAGTATGAACATAATGCTGAGGCAGGCTGGGTCTACCAGAGGCTATCCCCATGA